A window from Leifsonia shinshuensis encodes these proteins:
- a CDS encoding GNAT family N-acetyltransferase has product MTGWVVRASTEDDWQAYRALRFEMLEDTPIAFLETLEHARTHPDEHWRRRASNTSATSRLFAAVAEDGRWLGSMGGYQSAASHDPYLVGVYVSPEWRGREHGITDALLDAVIDWARGRGERLLLEVHEDNGPAIRSYLRRGFVFTGRTQPYPLDRTANEREMALPLV; this is encoded by the coding sequence ATGACGGGCTGGGTCGTCCGCGCGAGCACCGAGGACGACTGGCAGGCGTACCGCGCCCTGCGCTTCGAGATGCTCGAGGACACGCCGATCGCGTTCCTGGAGACGCTGGAGCACGCCAGGACGCATCCCGACGAGCACTGGAGGCGCCGCGCGTCCAACACCTCGGCCACCTCGCGCCTCTTCGCGGCGGTCGCCGAGGACGGACGCTGGCTCGGCAGCATGGGCGGCTACCAGTCGGCCGCGTCGCACGACCCGTACCTGGTCGGTGTGTACGTGAGCCCGGAGTGGCGCGGCCGCGAGCACGGCATCACGGACGCCCTCCTCGACGCCGTCATCGACTGGGCGCGGGGACGCGGCGAGCGGCTGCTGCTGGAGGTGCACGAGGACAACGGGCCGGCCATCCGCTCCTACCTGCGCCGCGGCTTCGTGTTCACCGGGCGGACGCAGCCGTACCCGCTCGACCGCACGGCGAACGAGCGGGAGATGGCTCTCCCGCTCGTCTGA
- the dhaM gene encoding dihydroxyacetone kinase phosphoryl donor subunit DhaM, protein MSERVGIVFVSHSEQIAAGMVQLAGQMAGSVRLVAAGGTDDGGIGTSFTKVMSGVSEADGGAGVVVVSDLGSALLTAETVLDMLDDDQRARVRVVDVPFVEGGVAAAVAAESGADLDAVAAAARGAVDAWAGDATGGAAGEVAPAAEEGSAASGPYEREVVVRNPEGLHARPAAEFVKLANTFPVKVTVNGKDAKSLLGIMSLGLTAGSTARIATEDADGRAAVDALADLVDTGFGEV, encoded by the coding sequence ATGAGCGAGCGGGTCGGCATCGTCTTCGTCTCGCACAGCGAGCAGATCGCGGCGGGGATGGTGCAGCTGGCCGGTCAGATGGCCGGCTCGGTGCGCCTCGTCGCCGCGGGAGGGACGGACGACGGCGGGATCGGCACCAGCTTCACGAAGGTGATGTCCGGGGTGTCGGAGGCCGACGGCGGTGCAGGGGTCGTGGTCGTCAGCGACCTGGGCTCCGCGCTCCTGACGGCCGAGACCGTGCTGGACATGCTCGACGACGACCAGCGCGCCCGGGTGCGGGTGGTCGACGTGCCGTTCGTGGAGGGCGGCGTCGCCGCGGCGGTCGCCGCGGAGTCGGGCGCCGACCTCGACGCGGTCGCGGCCGCGGCCCGGGGCGCCGTGGACGCCTGGGCCGGGGATGCGACCGGCGGCGCTGCCGGCGAGGTCGCGCCCGCGGCGGAGGAGGGTAGCGCCGCCTCCGGGCCGTACGAGCGCGAGGTCGTCGTCCGTAATCCCGAGGGGCTGCACGCCCGCCCGGCCGCGGAGTTCGTGAAGCTCGCGAACACGTTCCCGGTGAAGGTGACGGTCAACGGCAAGGACGCGAAGAGCCTCCTCGGCATCATGTCCCTCGGCCTGACCGCCGGGTCCACCGCGCGCATCGCGACGGAGGACGCCGACGGCCGCGCCGCGGTGGACGCGCTCGCCGACCTGGTCGACACCGGCTTCGGCGAGGTCTGA
- the dhaL gene encoding dihydroxyacetone kinase subunit DhaL codes for MTLDTNWVKAWISAAADSIGEHKQELNTLDREIGDGDHGENMDRGLRASVAALEKLPDDATPNAALRSVAMTLISTVGGASGPLYGTAFLKAAEPLGDAATVDGAALVAALAAARDGIVSRGKAEPGDKTMIDAWTPAVDAARAAQESGASAPDILTEAADAAEEGAVATEPLVARKGRASYLGERSAGHRDPGAQSTALLLRAAAGAAE; via the coding sequence ATGACGCTGGACACGAACTGGGTGAAGGCGTGGATCTCCGCTGCGGCGGACTCCATCGGCGAGCACAAGCAGGAGCTGAACACGCTCGATCGCGAGATCGGCGACGGCGACCACGGCGAGAACATGGACCGTGGACTGCGCGCGTCGGTGGCGGCGCTGGAGAAGCTGCCGGACGACGCGACGCCGAACGCGGCGCTGCGCTCGGTGGCCATGACCCTGATCTCGACGGTCGGCGGCGCGTCCGGCCCGCTGTACGGCACCGCGTTCCTGAAGGCGGCGGAGCCGCTGGGCGACGCGGCGACGGTCGACGGGGCGGCCCTCGTGGCCGCCCTGGCGGCGGCGCGGGACGGGATCGTGTCCCGCGGCAAGGCCGAGCCCGGCGACAAGACGATGATCGACGCCTGGACGCCCGCAGTGGATGCGGCGCGCGCGGCTCAGGAGTCCGGGGCGTCCGCTCCGGACATCCTGACCGAGGCGGCCGACGCGGCGGAGGAGGGCGCGGTCGCCACCGAGCCGCTCGTCGCCCGCAAGGGCCGTGCCAGCTACCTGGGCGAGCGCTCGGCCGGGCACCGGGATCCGGGCGCCCAGTCGACCGCTCTGCTGCTGCGCGCGGCAGCCGGGGCGGCGGAATGA
- the dhaK gene encoding dihydroxyacetone kinase subunit DhaK: MKKLINDVPDVVTESLAGFGRAHADIVKVSQDPKFVSRADGPVQGKVGLVSGGGSGHEPLHAGFVGKGMLDAAVPGEVFTSPTPMPIVEATKAADGGAGVLHIVKNYTGDVLNFETAADLVGAEGITVRSVVTNDDVAVQDSLYTAGRRGVAGTVLVEKIAGASADRGDDLDAVTAMAERVNANVRSIGLALTDGTVPHAGEPGFVLPEDEIEFGVGIHGEPGRERIKLEPADRLVDRMMDAILADLSFDGSPVLLFVNGMGGTPLSELYILFRRAAEVLDERGITLSRSLVGNYVTSLEMQGASISLLKLDDELTELWDAPVHTAALRWGL, from the coding sequence ATGAAGAAGCTCATCAACGACGTACCCGACGTCGTGACCGAGTCCCTCGCGGGGTTCGGCCGGGCTCACGCCGACATCGTGAAGGTGTCGCAGGATCCGAAGTTCGTCTCCCGGGCCGACGGCCCCGTACAGGGCAAGGTCGGTCTGGTCAGCGGAGGCGGCAGCGGTCACGAGCCCCTCCACGCCGGCTTCGTCGGCAAGGGGATGCTGGATGCCGCCGTGCCGGGCGAGGTCTTCACCTCGCCGACGCCGATGCCGATCGTCGAGGCCACCAAGGCCGCGGACGGCGGAGCGGGCGTGCTCCACATCGTGAAGAACTACACCGGCGACGTCCTGAACTTCGAGACGGCGGCCGACCTGGTCGGCGCCGAGGGCATCACCGTGCGGTCCGTCGTCACGAACGACGACGTCGCCGTGCAGGACTCCCTCTACACCGCGGGCCGCCGCGGCGTCGCGGGCACGGTGCTCGTCGAGAAGATCGCGGGGGCCTCGGCCGACCGCGGCGACGACCTCGACGCCGTGACCGCCATGGCGGAGCGCGTGAACGCGAACGTCCGCTCGATCGGCCTCGCGCTGACCGACGGCACGGTCCCGCACGCCGGCGAGCCGGGCTTCGTGCTCCCCGAGGACGAGATCGAGTTCGGCGTGGGCATCCACGGCGAGCCGGGCCGCGAGCGGATCAAGCTGGAGCCCGCCGACCGCCTGGTCGACCGGATGATGGACGCGATCCTCGCCGACCTGTCCTTCGACGGCTCCCCGGTGCTGCTGTTCGTGAACGGGATGGGCGGCACCCCGCTGTCCGAGCTCTACATCCTGTTCCGGCGCGCCGCCGAGGTGCTCGACGAGCGCGGCATCACTCTCAGCCGGTCGCTCGTGGGCAACTACGTGACCTCGCTGGAGATGCAGGGCGCATCCATCTCGCTGCTGAAGCTGGACGACGAGCTGACCGAGCTGTGGGACGCGCCGGTCCACACGGCCGCTCTGCGCTGGGGCCTGTAA